The Styela clava chromosome 3, kaStyClav1.hap1.2, whole genome shotgun sequence genome includes the window atgcaatattttataattcctAATTATGCCATTATAGTTTCAGTATTTgatatttgaagaaaaaaataataataaacacagACACGTTGTTTCACGTTATAAAAACCGGTTTGGTTGcagattttattgaaaaataaccTTGAGCCGAGGACTGTTAGACAAAATGTTTTCTTTGGAGTTGAGTTTCTTTGATTCTGTATTGACTTTGTTTTGTGGGTTTCTTGCATTTACAATATGCAAAGGAGTATATTTTCTGAAAGTCAGAAGAGAAAAGTTTTTAAGACTTGCCGAGGATGTGAAAAGCCCTGCAATGCATTGGTTATATGGTCATCTGAATAAAGTACGtaaatatttctgaaataatGCTCAATTAGACTGATACTATAAGTTCAATTTAATACTTTTTTGGGGTCATAGTACGTAGTATATGGATTAATGAATACTTGGCCACTTCAATCTAGATTTTTACATCTCGCCCACTGCTGTCTAGCCCAGTGTAAATAGACACTTGTATTTTGATATACACGATGCAAACTGAACAATCGGCAATTGCTATAATTGGGCCACTGTGCActaattttatgaatttattttcaagttttcgGCTTCGGAAGAAGGTTTATTGAATTCTGCAAAGAGGGCAATTACGTTTCCAAAGATGAGTATGATGTGGTTCGGACCTTTCGAAGCATCGCTAGAATGTTATCACCCAGATACTGTTGAGCCGCTTCTTTCTCATAATAGTGAGTATATACAAACCGATAAGTTTCTGGCAGACTTGTGCTGTTTCAATCGCAGTTCCGAAACATTTACCAGCGTTTATTAATCGTACAATCTAACATGCATTTTTAGTATTGTATGTGCGAAAATGTAATTGCACAGAAACTATTTACGTATCGGCAATATTTTTGAGCATGATGTAAGTAAAATGCTACAGGTGACAATATGATAGAGTGTGAAATATGATGAAGTACTAAACGAAATAACCACAATTTTCATCTTCCACATGAATAATGGTGCTTTGTTTTATTgctaaaataacattttattactAATTATTGTTCAGTTCCAAAAGCAACAATTGCGTATAAATTTCTCCGACCATGGATCGGCAATAGTATATTGATGGCCGAGGGTGACGAATGGAAAAGAAAAAGAAGATTATTGGCACCTGCATTCAGTACTAAAGCGATTGAATCGTGAGCTTGTAGGGCTCGTTCAACTAAAAACAAATCAGTGAATAGCATAACAGAAACAAGAGAGTCACCCTGAAAAAGAATGTATATACTACAGACACTACACGTAAAATCTGACAGAGCTAACATCCTCTTCGGATTCAAAATATGAAAGTATTATGGGATATTTAGTCATTTTTGAAATGTTCCTCATTTAAATGTTAAACTGACCGAGTTCTGACAAAACCCGACAGTCATTTTAATAAGAACGTTCGTTCGTGAGATAAATTTTTTATAGCAGTAGACACGCTgtcaattcaattttattccaatcaaAAGAACATTTTtgatatctgcatttctaatGAATTTAGATATATTCcagttttcaatgaaactttGAATATCATGatcaaaaaatggaaaaatcaaGATGGCACCTTGAAAGTTGATGACACTGTCAACTTAATGGCATTGGACGCAATTTTACGTTGTTGCATGTCACGCAACATGGATCCCCAACACGAGAGCAAGTAGGCCCAGTTTGATTCGCGTATATATCTTAGTAAAAATTTGAGTCAAAATCTTACATTCGATAGCGCAATTTATCAGACGTAaatcaatatttgtaaaatagaaaatttcatttaattgGTATTTACTCAGAACGTGACGCTAATCAAAGAAAGTAACCTCCCAGATACGCTCTGCCTTTACGAcgcaaaaaatttgaattttcccAAAAGTCGTTAAGAGTTCGTAACCTTGAATCGGTGTCATCGGACCTGCCACTCATACACTTGCAACAATAACTTGATGCCTATCGACAACCTATCTGTTTTACTTTTGGCAGAGAATCAAAAGAATTCGTTGACGCTATCAGAAGCCTGAACTTTATGATAATACAACGAATTATGAGACCTTATCTGTGGAATGACCGGTTATTTCGGTGCAGTGGGATGGGAAAGAAATTTTATCAAGCATGTGACATTGTTCACAAGGAATCGGAATACGTGAGTTAACAGACAACCTAGCTTTACCTAATGTGTCCATTTATAAATTCTAGCATAGAATCAGATTTTTATGGATTTAAGTTGATCGCACTGCAAATGCAGCGCATATATGAATCATCAAATAAATACTGACAATACTATTTGCGATATCTGATTTAGAAGAGTTGTCAAAATTTGTTGTCTAACGTCCTGATAATAATCTAATGTTTAATAATCTAACCTTTAAAAAAGTCCCTATGAGTTCATTTCACGGCCACGTTGTTTCACACTTGACAAACGAGTTAATAATTGGATGCAATATATAATAAGGATTCGTCGATATTTTTAGATAATACAAATGAAGCGGGCTGATTTAGAGcaaaacaataataacaacaatgaaAGTGATTCCAAGCGCTTCAGGGATTTTTTGGATTTATTACTTGCCGGAAAAGTgagatattttaatttcaaaaagaAACTTGAAATACTATTAAAATATCAtacaattaaatataaaaatttttggGTGAAAACAGCTAAAACTATAGCCTATAGAAAAATTTTATCGTAATCTTTGATGACGTATTTTTGAGCTCCAATTCTTAATTGCGAACCTTCGCAAAGAATATTGGTTTTTGCAGTCTTTGACGATGTTCCATAAAATCTCACACCTTTTAATttccataatatatatatatgatgttaCTGGCAATATCTAGAACATACGTCGGCAAAGTTTTTGAGTGTGGCAAAAATAGTGAAATGGAAAAGGTTTCAAGACCCAACAATttcgtttcaaattttaaatataaccaCGTGAACAACCGAACGTAGCGGTCGGTATATGTCGTTAGCTTGTGCAACTTTAATGACGCAGTACAATAATCAGATACGCAAGAATGAacgaaattatatgaaatgttggATTTATAGATCTTTTGTGTATCACTGCTACCATCGAAATTTATTGGAGGAATGGAGGCCACTAGAAAATGTCCGGCGGCCAACAGTTTGCTGACCAGATTCATTTTCTCTCCTGTATTCGCTGCCTTATCAAaaaggtgtcgctgactggatgactcaCCGAGACTTTCGCGACCCCTCATCAATTGCTAGATTcaatgtctttcgtttttttttgttatttgtatgtgtgtttattattttgcattGTTTCTTGCACGATGAAatgaatatctgaatctgacCACCGGCCAGAGGAATCCACAACCGTAAAGCTTTTACATAAATATGTGTAGGCTATATGTCGGATGGGAATATGTTCCGCATTCTGAGTCTATATTCATTAAATGCATATTAGGCTAATTGTTTGTAAACATGCGAATCGCAAACATAAACTGAATACTGTATTTTTCATGCATAGGATGAGAACGGGGAACAACTTACGGATGAAGAAATAAGGGCAGAAGTTGACACTTTCGTATTCGCGGGGCATGATACTACATCAAGCGGTATTATGGAGtaataaacaattaaaaaactaGAAAAGATTTTTTCTTGTTTAAACAGTTGCAACTTTGTACGTGCTTCTATTACACTTCATTTCTGAATAAATTTCATCGGCAATATTCATTTGTAAGGAGATTTTTTTGAAGTCATTATAGAATATCAAAATTACTTTATCGAGCAGTGAGGTAGCTGGTCGTGACACCGCCGCCGTCGAACCGACTGCGACAAAGAAAAATACACGCTGGCCTACGTGAGGGCTTTTGTAAAAATTAGTTAAATGAAAGGTCATAAAAGGTCACCGGACGGAAGTTTTTGACCTCGGGCTTATTGGTAGAAGCATTTCCGTCTGTTTTTTACTGATATTGACAGCTAATTGTTAATTGGTCGTATATAATGTTCTTGTCTTTCAGCAATTTCATGGACATTGTACTGTTTAGCAAGGAATCCTAAATATCAGCAAAGATGTTACGACGAACTTATGGAAAATCTGACTGAACACAGCTTCGTATATTGGTAAATTGTCTTAAAAATAATCGTTTAAAATTTACATAGCTTATAAACTATAAAGTTAATTTAACGACACGGAGCACCCGACGTGCAACCTGAAATACTTCGGTGCTCCAGAATATGTGCCCCAAGAATGATGCACAACCTgaggcctaacctggtacacatattatgttcaggttgtgagccatcttagtgcacttcgggagcaccaatacTTGGCCTGTAATATGCAAGGTTCAACAGATATATTGaaagaaaaagtaaaaattaaacTTATCACACTGATTTTCAAAAGCAATGTCCAAATTTCAGGTCAGACCTCGATAACATCCCTTTTGTTAAACAATGCATATTGGAAGCATTGAGACTATATCCTCCAATAACCGGAGTGGGGCGTTGCCCGCATCAACCAATAACGATACAGAACAAAACTGTTCCAGAGAACAATAACATAAACATCAGAATATTTGATTTGCATAGACATGCTGGAATTTGGCAAGATCCAGAGGTAAGATATGTGGCACGTTTGTTCGCATTATATCCAACTTTCTTTATTGACCTCGATATGCTTGACATAATTATTAGGCGAAAACAGGAAACCAGATGAACGTGCAATGGaaaataagatatttttatGGGTATATTTTATGAAAACGCAGACTAAACAAAGCCGATATTGGTAGGATACGTCAAACGGATTACTGACGCTTTTATCGAACAAACAAGGATTTTATCCTGAAATGTCTAATAATACGCTGAGCAGATATATAACGGAAGCTATTAGAGCGATGGTTCTTGAACTTTTTAAGAAAGtgtgttttattgaaaaaactcGTGGGAAATACGTggattaggcttgcacgtaattgacaaaaatcaattccgtaattacggccaaatcgattacgtaatgaccccgtaattgcgatatttttttcacacatttaaacctagcataccaaccaatttaatccacttctattccgaatgggacatcgaagtttggttttcatattcccggcagtaccaCACGCCGgagacagatgttaaagacaaatatcaaggagtgaattcaaaataattttattagttagcattttataataattattgatgccgacttattgacgatattccgaattccatgcttcattttacattaaatcatttcgcggcctaaatgttataacattatttacgataaatttagatcaaatattaattatttgcgcattatttaaaataccgtacttatatgacatgccttctccgaaaatacaaagttatatcgcaaaacaatgcattttgtgacatttattttgcactcatgaaaatattaatttatttttctaactcaagtcgacaatcctatttgccaagattgacacaagtttggtcgagtgccggtggtattcaggtcgacgataaatcaaaataagttgccgcatttggtaaagacaggtaatcatatttggccgacatattgcgatttgcgaggcattgtgaaaaacatattgagcaatgccaagtccggacagatatataacgataaaaccggtaacagaacatcaagattttgtaatagaaaatggatttcgcgcagaataaacacgggaaatcccgtcgtaatgttgtttctctgccgtctcaatcgctttaccgatgccgaaaggactaagttgcgttggttcattacgcaatttctcttccgtctcttgctgtttgataagcgcgacattaattatcacgacatttacaaatagaccatgttttataagttgatctcttacattcttcactcatttcacccgaagaagttgaaaccaggtgtgttggcgtccatcggtctcgacacaattctattccttatttacggttaatatgtacattggccatcttagataagttgataataggttagtaaatgacgcgttatgccctccccatctgcctaacaagagagagaaaaacggctgcgaataccggaactctaacttcttttacttaaactttgattttttacaatcgacggaattcaatcaatcaatcaatcaatcattatttatgctctgaagagagctcgtttcaatcgcgaaagcgctcgaccaataattacgactttacgtaattcgtgaCTTCGCTTGCGtaattcgaaataattccgtaaatttgtaaattacgtgcaagcctaacgtggatggaacgtaaatatggaaataaatgaattttttttaattattatatattttgatatatttgatttgatttaaGAGACATAATCCTCGGCCATCTAAGCGTTGACCGAAGTCTTATGACCGAAATCTTAGACACCATCAAGTTTATTTTGGCGTGTGTCCGTCTTGCCCACAAATTGTCTAACTTACCCCGAtatttttttagctgaaaatcGGGCGTAAATTCCGATTCGTTGCTATGGCAACAATGTGCAAATGTGGCAAGATAGCTGGAGGGTGGGTGCATAAATCAAACGTAGAACGAATGCAGCTGCGACATTATTTTAagagttattcaaaataacttattAGTGGGTCCGACTTCCCCCGACCTACTATATactaaaattgcaaatttgatTGTACGAGTAATCAACCCTGGTAAATGTTACGGAACTGGGATTGaaagatcaaatctaataaatatttttattctttaatTAATTCTTGAATTCTTGTCTGCGCATAGTCCATTATAACTTCACGCTATTGGTCTATCTCAGGTATATGATCCTGAACGGTTTTCAAAAGAAGAAAACGAACAGAGGTGTAAATACGCATTTATTCCATTTTCCTTGGGACGAAGGTGAGCATATATTTATCTAGTGGGCTAGATTCAGGCCACATGTTATGGAGTTACGACATTATTATCTGAAACAGTTCAATATGGCTAAAAATAAAAAGGCTTCCGAGACCATATATAGATATAGCCTAATGTCGCTACCTGAAGACCTcttgaggtccctcgcgactcctgtcacacaatttaagttagtttccacttgtatttgtaatattttttcatatatcataCCATGTTTAAActgtgttgacgaataaatgatgattaaTTGATTGATACTACAAGTATACCATTCTCACGTCTGGGCATCACGTATATGACGTATCTATTTTTGTTAAGAAATTGCATCGGACAAAGATTCGCCATTACTCTAGCCACTGTTGCTATCGCGAGAGTGTTAGTCAGATACGAATTGTATGTCGATGACGACACGCCAAAAGCAGTCATGGATCCCGGTGTCATACTTCGGTCAAAAAACGGAATCTTTGTAAAGATACGAGCACGAAAGACTGAAGCGATCGAAAATTAAAGTgtcttttttattattgaaatgtATGAATATTAACAATAGAAAAATACTAATTACATTCCAAAATATAATGCAAATGCTAACGAGTTGCTTGAATCttggaaataaaaaagaatCGGAGTTGTAGCTGACTAGAACAATGCAGTGCCGTACACTGCTGACCGCGTGAGTAAGCCTTACGTTTCTAGGAAGTTCAGCAGATTGTAGAAAATTATGTCAAAGATACCAATATGTTAAAACACACCAACTGGAAGGATGTTTACAAGCAATGAAGCAAAGTTTCTCTTTATTTACTTGCGTATTTCTTTTATCAATATCTGGGCCGCTTTTTCGATGACATTCACTAGTCAACATTACCTATTCTAAATTTTTAGTGGAGAGAAGAATGACCCGAATACACCTTGAAACTGGTATTCACATTTTAGACATCGTTGGTCTCACGAATCACTTTCGAAATAGGGTAACTTTAACACAGAATTGTTGAAGACTTGTGACAATGacttaaatgtaacaaaactccttgttttgcgatataattttgtattttcggaaacggggggtcgtaaaaaataaaatctaattAATCGAAAATAATGTTTTAACATCTAACGTCTCTGTACACATCTTTTTTTCAAGAGAACTCGTAGGCcacgaaaaatcatttaatttaaaataaagcatGTTTCACGACTGTATTCCCAAAATACAAAATTGTTGCAATCAGGTGATCGGAAAATCCCCAGTTGgcaacaataataatattattatacgCTAACTAGATAAGTAAATTTGTAAAGCGCAAAAATGATGCAATAACTCCGCCATCGCGTTCTGATTATGCATGCTGAAATTATGGTGTTTGATGTATGCCGCTTTTGTGGATCCATTACGAGAAAATTCTCGTCACTGATTAATaatccaaaatacaaaaattgacgcacgGCGCCAAAGAGGAGGAAACTAAATCCTTTTATCGGATCCTTTCGGAATCGAATACTTTGAAATTCGGTATTCTAAAAACTGAATTGCCCAACCATAGTTGAAGTGACATTGTAACATTCCTTACCCCCGTTTAGTGCTCAATTTTAACAGAAAAAATCACTGTTTAATCGGAGGTGTGCGACCTCTCAACTCACAGTTCTCAACACTACATCCATCACGATTCCCATCAGAAGACAGTTGGTCTTGTATGGTATTGacaactcaatttttttttagagtaATCACGTCTTGgatgaaatatgaaatttatgttCGCATGTATACATTTGGTTGAGAAGGGTCATTTCGTCATATACGTCACCAATAGTTAATTATTTGATATACATACAAATGTTAAATTAACGTTTCCCTATTGGCCCGCAGATCGCATAACCATGAACATGATACATACTTAAATTCCTCGACAGGCAAATAAAACTGTCGGTATTTATGAAAAGTTCaaaacctatatatatatatataacttattgaaatattaaaataaaatatcttataTTTTATTCTCTCTTTGAAAAGATAGCGTGTAGCattttgaaatgattcaaaCAAATAAATACTTTCGTATTATAATATTCTAATTATCTACACAATTCTTTAAATATAACCTTTATCCATCACAATCGCAAACAAAGTGGCCATTTCTGCTGTATCCAATAATGACTAGTCTTCTTTGTTCTTTGAAGTGCAAACGAATAAAAATTCTTCTGTTTCATACATTTccacaatacaaaaaataatcataatataTTCCCACTTGCAATAGGACTGAAAACACTGCTGCTGCAATATTTACAGTTTTCCTTCTTGTACCTGTATCAAATTATAACAAAGTAGTTTACGGTGACTCTTCAAAATATGGCGTTTCATGTGTCTGACTGCTATATCCTCTAAACTTACAATGTGcaaaatatcagaaatattACAATGCGGATGAGGAGAtaggcatgggatttgaactcgAGATTTAACTTGCAATCATAGTTAAATCTAATGCTTCAATCCCAAGGCCGCCATACCCACTAAAGTTGAAACAGACTGTCGAAAAAAACAGCTTTTATAAATTTCGCACATATGTTCGGTCAGAACATTAGGACTAACTATATGGATTATATCCATCACCCAGAATGGTTATAATGCCAAACTAAAAGAATTTTTCATAGTAAGGTATAAAAAAAAGCCTTATAAGAAATATCAAAACACTGCATACCAGAATCATCGATAATAACATCAGATTCCTCAAGATGACCTTCAATCTCTTCTTGAACATTTGCTATTGATGATCCAAGTTCTTCAAAACTTTCAACATCAATGATACTTCGAGTTGCTCCAGATATTTTTTGGAGTTCTGTTCTATCAAATTTCCCAATACCAATAGGTATTAGTTTGATGTCTGAAATGCAGAATTACTTTCATTAGAAGAAGTATACTAAATATTGGCAAAACTTAGTCTCATGAATGCAGTCTAAGCAAAAAATTTCGAATCgggaatatcaaatatattctcATGGCACAATTGTTATATCTTCATGGTtatatattgaattataaaatGTGGAGTTTCATAAAACTGACGACGAGTATGAATGTTCAGAACCAGGGCAGTGCAGTCAAGAAAAACTCAAACTCCAGGTAGAGAAAAATTACACTCTTACTCCGACACTTTACTCAGACTCCGAACTCAAATTTTGATGGCGAAAACTTCCTCGTATGTGAGCTTTCTTTAATAGAATGTTAAAAATGCTAAGTGaactttttgagtttttgtagaAAACCAATTTTAGTGGAAACATGCCAAATACAGACCGCACAGGAACATaagcaaataaaaacaataaaaattactCTTATTCCTAGCTTCTTCAGCAGGACCTTCTACATCATCATTTGATTTTCCGTCAGTGACAATTATCATAACTCTATCTGATTCAAGTCTTCCAAGAACTTCAAAGTGTTTTGTAGCCCTTGATATTGCATCCCCCGTAGCCGTACATCCTTTCAAATGACCGATATTCAAAATCTTTTGCTGGACTTCATAGAAAGAATATTCTGATAAATCAAACtcaatctgaaaacaaaaatataggaaataaaatagaaaaaattgacTTTTATGACATGTATGCTACAGACAAAgaaatcacgaataaaaatttgaaacatgtTTAGGAATGCTATATCACAGCATATAATGACAACAGGGAGCACTAACGACAGTAAATCAAACATGGACTTTTGTTTCAGCCTGAGCATGATTGGAAATAAACCACCCTGTTCAAATTAACATAAGTGTGGGTGGAAATGATGGGAATCTGTATAACTTCAAGTTGAATTTGGACAAATTGATGGTTCAGCTAATATGGAAGTCTAAATTGAAGGTTACTGCAAATCAAATATAACGTGTAAGATGTATAATCAATTTTCACAAATCTACTCACAGCATATTTTGGTATTAATTCACCAGAATCACACATGAATGTAGCTTCTCCACTGTACTGTATCAAGCCAACCTAAACATAATAACACATTACCAATGTATTGCAATGGAGATATCTTTGAAACATGATAAATAAAGTTTCTTTTTTGTAAATTGAACCAACTGCAATTTGACAACGTGAAGATATGCATAGTATATCTACTAACTTTCTGTAGTGATAACGCTATTTATAAGCATACATTGGAGTCTCTTAACCAGTGTTGTATAGGACAAGTCATCTAAACGGACTCAGATTCATTATCAACTAACTGCCAGTAAGATTAATCCAGCTATTGATTCAACTTCGGACTCGGGAGTCCAGTAACTAGACTTAACTCGTGACTCGGGGTTCGAGGACTTCTACTGCTCTTAACTATACATAATAGAGAAAGCTCTATCGAAACCAGTTGAGTTGTAATGcgacttttcaaattatttatccTTGTCTGGCTGCTACAATGATAAAACCTATGCTTATACCCATGTTCCTCCACTGTCTATTGATCCTTTATATTCGTTCAATATCTCAAGTATATATTCCTTCATCTGAACAAACTCTTTCATTTGTAAACTTCCTGATCCATCCATAACAACCATCAAATCTAACTGACAATTATCAGATTTACAAgctgcaaaaattttaaatcaagaTGTACTAATCTCATAGGAAGGATTTAGGATGAGAAATTTATCAGTTGGAATTACGCAAGACCAACTAACTAACTATCCtcccattttccttattttagttctattacgagttcggggactgtctgtgtaagccaagtgaatacaccccctgcccatagtaatcagtccGTGTACAAACTTGATGTAcagtaggcgaataaaattagttacctccatattggtacacaaacttctggagcgccgttttaAGGCTAATGGTTAGCATTAATTGTGATGAGTTAACAAGCGAGGAAACATAGTTGATGCCATCACATACCTTCACAGATAGGTGGATCATCACTCCATTGTACCATTCCATCAGGCATAGGAGTTCCACAATTTATTATACCATTTCCAGTTATTTCATAGCCTTTGTCGCAAGAAAAATGACATTGTGATCCAAATGTGTTGTTTCGAATACATTGCATTTGCCCATTCGGCGGTGCAATAAATGCAGGTAAACAATGCAAGTCTAGAATAAAGTTGGAGACTTTTATACAAGATGTAAAGTATAGAATGTCATATGGATCGAATTCAATATATTAATGCAATAAGAAACTGACAACACAATGACTCTATCATATGGCGTATGTGAGCGTGATGATCCAACAACTGGCCCAAGCTTTAGCCTTAACTGTGTTGGCAACGCCGATTTCACATCTTGTGTGCTAATTCGATGCCCATCACATCACCAAGGATGTTTGTTATCAATTGGGTAGAGATTCTGGTAATTCCtcacatattgttagatattagTGGCAGCTTGTAAGACCAATTGATCATTCATCAATCCAATAATGGGAATtattaacaaatttaatttctcCAGATGGACTCGTATGATGGAGATGTCAAAGCCGAACCACCACAATGTCAAAAGGTCGAAAATTTTTATCGTGCATATTATCCAATATTTAAACCTCCAACTAATTGCAACTTATCATGAAACTAAATGTTTATAGCAAATATCGGTTAATAATCAAATAACTTTGAACATTGGGATTGCAATAATTAATCGAATTGAGGAATCAATATTCAATGCTTTTCTTGGTACAAAACTCAACAATTAAATAATGGAGTAGCGTAGGACCATTTACCATGGGATTTTCATTTCCAGGggaaaagtcgataagacatCCAAAACCTATGAATAACCACGGCGAAGGGTCCAACAATCCTCTCTAGCAAAATTATCCCAACGGGAGTTAAACTCGAGAAACCACATAAGGTAATCAGAGGCTTGATGGCAaacgtattcctaatgcttagcattATGCACCATCTACCGAGACTTTCTTGTTACTCTCTGTACCGATATGTAAGATGAATCAGTGTGATGCATGACTTTCAAACCTCGCAATATTGACTCTTTTTTACCTTTGAGACAGAGTGGAGATTCGGAACTCCATTCTCCTTCGCCATCTCTGTTAGGATCGCCACAAAATGCTTGCGCATGGCCAATCAAGAAATAATCAGGTATGCAGAAGTATTTACACACAGATGGAAATAGATTACCATTGGTACAACTCATAAAACCATCTTTGGGTGGAGGTCTCTCAGAACATCGAATCTCTGTCAAAATGGAACATTTTCACTCAATTACAGCTgtacttttttcattttttctaggAATATAATGATTCTGAAAGTTCTTAGCAAAGCACAtatcttttgcatattttgcatTATGACTAAGTCACgctataaaaatttattttctttttgagACTGTGGCTTCCAACCTGGGGGATCGCGGCCCCTTTGAGCGGGAATATTTTCGCAGCCCATCACATTTATTATGAACAGTTAATAGCAAGAAAATTTAACAGTATATGAATATGCTATATAttgcttttttaaataaaaatttagtaaaaaaCGTTAAAGGGTTTGCGGCATGTTAATAAGGGTCTTAAGATGTCCATGTGGAAtcgcaagaaaaaaaaattttcgactGAAACTAAGTAAGCTTATTTAAAGGTACCCACAatgcaacaaaaatattcaaatttaacagCCCTGACAATTGGTATTTCgtgaaaaattgtaatataaagCCCCACGATGAAATGCCCATTTAAGTCCACACCCAATAATGGCTTGATACAGACTCGGTCCATTCGTCGTTAAAATTTACTGTTTT containing:
- the LOC120343463 gene encoding cytochrome P450 4A7-like — translated: MFSLELSFFDSVLTLFCGFLAFTICKGVYFLKVRREKFLRLAEDVKSPAMHWLYGHLNKFSASEEGLLNSAKRAITFPKMSMMWFGPFEASLECYHPDTVEPLLSHNIPKATIAYKFLRPWIGNSILMAEGDEWKRKRRLLAPAFSTKAIESYIPVFNETLNIMIKKWKNQDGTLKVDDTVNLMALDAILRCCMSRNMDPQHESKESKEFVDAIRSLNFMIIQRIMRPYLWNDRLFRCSGMGKKFYQACDIVHKESEYIIQMKRADLEQNNNNNNESDSKRFRDFLDLLLAGKDENGEQLTDEEIRAEVDTFVFAGHDTTSSAISWTLYCLARNPKYQQRCYDELMENLTEHSFVYWSDLDNIPFVKQCILEALRLYPPITGVGRCPHQPITIQNKTVPENNNINIRIFDLHRHAGIWQDPEVYDPERFSKEENEQRCKYAFIPFSLGRRNCIGQRFAITLATVAIARVLVRYELYVDDDTPKAVMDPGVILRSKNGIFVKIRARKTEAIEN